DNA sequence from the Methanofollis formosanus genome:
GGTTGGCACCGAAGTTGAGGTTCAATTGGACCTTGCCGCCCTTGACGATGGTCTTGTTCCTGATCTTGCACAGCCGGGTCTTTGCAGCCTCGGCGTCGATCTCGACCGCAACCAGATGGCCACGCTTGTCCATCAGGAGACGGTAGTGCTTGTCCATCTTCGGGATGGAGACGATGTCGAAGATGCCAAGCCCGATCTTGGGGTCGGTTACCGGCTTGCCGTTGACGATGACATCGCGCTGGTGGAGGATCCGCTTGACCTCCTTCATGTTCCCGGCCAGGCCCATGACGTCCCTGAGCCAGACAGCGACCGGCATTGCTGCCGCGTTGTGCGGGCCCGGACAGGTCCTGGTGACGAACGTGTTCTCCTTCTTGGCGATCTGCCAGGCCATCGGCGCGGTCAGTCTCTTCAGATGTGACATTTACTTCCTCTCCTCAAGCTTTGCTACCCGGCGGGGGTCTTCGGTCTTGAGTTTGGTTATCATGACGTTCGAGGCGTTCACCGGGCGCGGAACTTCGGTCCCGTCGGCCTTGGTCACGGTGACACCGTGCACCTCGATCATGCCCTTCGTCGTGTCCACGCTATCGACGACGCCTTCGGTCCCGGCGTGCTCGCCGCGGAGCACCTGCACGGTGTCGCCGGCGACGACGCGGGCGCGGCGCTTCTTGTATTCCTCACGGAGTTCCCTGGAAAGGGGTGCCGCGAGGAACTTGCTCCGCTGATGCGTGGCTGCATTGTAGCGTGCCTTCCGCTGTTTTCTGGGCTGTTTGCTTGCAATCCGTACCATGCACCACACCTCACACGATGATCGTTGCCGTGGACCCGATCTTGGGGAAACGCTCGGCGACCTCACGGGCCACCGGTCCCTTGATCTCGGTTCCCTTCGGCTCGCCGCGTTCGTCGACGATCACGGCGGCGTTGTCGTCGAAACCGACCCGCAGGCCGTTCGGACGGCGCATCTCTTTACGCTGCCTGATGACGACGGCCCGGAGAAGTTTGCGCCGCATGTCGGGCGTACCCTTCTTGACCGAGACCGTCGCGATGTCGCCGATACCGAGTTTCGGCTGACGCCTGCGGACACCGTGGTATCCGACGACTGAGACGACTTCAACAACCCTGGCCCCGGTGTTGTCGGCGCAGACAAGCCTCGACCCGGTGGCAAGTGCCCTCGGGATCTTGGATATCTTTGCTTTCATCTCAGATCACCTCGACAACTACGAAGTTGGTCGTCTTGGACAGGGGCCGACATTCGGCGATCCTGACTGTGTCACCAACTTTCACATCGAGGCATTCCGGGAGGTGGGCGTGGTACTTGGAGGAACGCTTCTCGTACCGCTTATACTTCCGCACAAAGTGGAGGTAATCACGTCCGAC
Encoded proteins:
- a CDS encoding 30S ribosomal protein S4e is translated as MSHLKRLTAPMAWQIAKKENTFVTRTCPGPHNAAAMPVAVWLRDVMGLAGNMKEVKRILHQRDVIVNGKPVTDPKIGLGIFDIVSIPKMDKHYRLLMDKRGHLVAVEIDAEAAKTRLCKIRNKTIVKGGKVQLNLNFGANLLADNTYKPKDSVVLTLGEGEERFKIVDHFPFAVGNVAMVIGGKHSGRIGTIAEIRTVPGSIPNRVILEDENQESFETVEGYIFMIGRETPVITEWGIED
- the rplX gene encoding 50S ribosomal protein L24, with product MVRIASKQPRKQRKARYNAATHQRSKFLAAPLSRELREEYKKRRARVVAGDTVQVLRGEHAGTEGVVDSVDTTKGMIEVHGVTVTKADGTEVPRPVNASNVMITKLKTEDPRRVAKLEERK
- a CDS encoding 50S ribosomal protein L14, giving the protein MKAKISKIPRALATGSRLVCADNTGARVVEVVSVVGYHGVRRRQPKLGIGDIATVSVKKGTPDMRRKLLRAVVIRQRKEMRRPNGLRVGFDDNAAVIVDERGEPKGTEIKGPVAREVAERFPKIGSTATIIV
- a CDS encoding 30S ribosomal protein S17 gives rise to the protein MARDIGLNVPLPEKECSDVNCPFHGTLPVHGQVITGKVVSDRMNGTVVVGRDYLHFVRKYKRYEKRSSKYHAHLPECLDVKVGDTVRIAECRPLSKTTNFVVVEVI